TGGCCCATGCATCGGGCTCGGCGTGGGATTGCTGGAGCCGGGCGAGGTCGGAATCTCGGCCACCAATCGCAATTTCAAGGGACGGATGGGTTCGCGCGACGCGCAGTGTTATCTCGCGTCACCGGCGGTGGTGGCGGCGAGCGCGGTGGCGGGATACATCTGCGGACCGGAGGCGCTGAAACGTCCGCCAAACGAGCGCGAGGACCGCAAGAAACAAGGCGGCATGCTGGCGCGTTATAAGAACCTGCAGGTGGGGCGCAAAACGGAAGCGGCGAACGAGACGGTTGAAATCGTTCCCGGATTTCCGGAGCGCGTGCGCGGCCGGCTGGTGTTCGTACCGAAGGACAACCTGAACACGGACGCGATTTATCCGGGCAGCTACACCTATCGCGACGACGTCACGCCGCAGATGATGGCCGAGGTGGTGTTCTCCAATTACGATCCGCAGTTCCCGCAGATCACGCGCGCGGGTGACGTGGTGGTCGGGGGCGCGAACTTCGGCACCGGATCCAGCCGCGAGCAGGCGGCGACGTCGCTGAAGGCGAAAGGATTTCCACTGGTGATCGCGGCTGGGTTCTCGCAGACGTACTTGCGCAACGCGTTCAACAACGGCTTCCTGTGCATCGAGATTCCGGAACTGGTGAAGCGGCTGAAGGCGGATTTCGCGGCGCAGATCGCGTCGGGAGAGAAGACGATCATTCCCGGAGACGAGATTGCGATTGAGTTCACCAGCGGCGTGGTCACATGGCGGGGTGACGAGTTCCGTTTCCCGACGTTAGGCAGCGTGCCACAATCGCTGGTTGTCGCGGGCGGAGTGGAAAACCTAGTGGTGACACGATTGATGCGCTGAAACAGGGAGCGGAGAAGCAGTCCAGAACAGCAGGTTCCTCGCGGGCTGAAGCCCGCTCGGAATGACACAAATTAAAGGCTTGTTCGGCGCGGCTGAAGCCGCGCCCTTTCAAAACGTGCGTCGAGAAGAGTTTTCAGCGACCTGTTAGATTCGGAGCACTCATGGCGAAATACACGGTCGTATCCATGCCCGGCGATGGGATCGGCAAACAGGTTCTGCCCGAGGCGGTGCGTGTGCTCGATGCGGTCGGCTTCGAGGCGACGTACATTCACGGCGACATCGGCTGGGAATTCTGGCAGAGCGAAGGCAATGCCCTGCCGGACCGCACCATCGCGCAGCTCGAGAAGCACAAGCTCGGGCTGTTCGGGGCGATCACGTCGAAGCCGAAGAAGGAAGCGGACGCCGAACTCGCACCCGCGCTCAAGGGCAAGGGCTACACGTATTATTCGCCGATCGTGACCATGCGCCAGCGGTTCAACCTGGATATCTGCGTGCGGCCGTGCATCGGGTTCCCCGGCAATCCTCTGAATTTCATTCGCAAGAAAGTGGGCGGCGGATTCGAGGAGCCAAAGGTGAACGCGATCGTGTTTCGCCAAAATACCGAGGGGCTGTACTGCGGCGTGGAGTGGACAAACCCGCCCGCTCGGGTGCGCAGCGCGCTGGAGTCGCATCCGAAGTTCGCGCCGTTCGCGGGCACGAAGGGTGAAGACCTGGCAGTATCGGTGCGGATCATCACGCGTCGCGGCGCCGAGGGCATTTGCCGCGCGGCGTTTGAGCACGCCAAGAAATACGGGTACAAGAACGTGACCATCTGCGAAAAGCCGAACGTGCTGCGCGAAACCAGTGGCATGATGGAGGAAGTGGCGAAGCAGGTGGCAAAAGATTACGCCGGCATCCCGCTGTGGTCCACCAACATTGACGCGCAGACGATGTGGCTGACCAAGAACCCGGAAGATTACGGCGTGATCGTCGCCTCCAATCTTTTTGGCGACGTGATCTCCGACGCCTTTGCCGGGCTGGTGGGCGGGCTGGGGTTTGCGGCCAGTGGCAACATCGGCGACGAGGTAGCGGTCTTTGAGCCGACACACGGGTCGGCGCCGAAATACGCGGAGCTGAATCCTCCGATCGTCAACCCGATCGCGATGATATTGTCGGCGGCGATGATGCTGGACCATGTGGGCGAGCATGACAAGGCGGAGCGTGTACGCGGCGCGATTGCGGCGGTGGTGAGCGAGGGCCGCGTTCGGACATACGATATGATGCGCATTCCGGGCGGGCCAAAGGCGATCGCCCAGGGCGCGGCTACGACGACGCAGATGACGGATGCGATTTTGAAGAAGCTGGAATCGGCGAAGGTGGGAACCGCGGCGGATTAGCTTATGGCTTATAGCTCCTAGCCTTTAGCTGGTTCATTCTCGCGATTTGCAGTTTTTCCCAGCACTTACGTGCCGGGCTATGCTCTGCCGCCCCGGCGGGGGTGGGGCTAGAGAGCTAACGGCGAAAAGCTAAGAGCATATGGTCACAGCAGCAAACATCAACACGCTAACTTTCGAGGCGGGGCACAGCGGGCCAGGGGTACGCTCGGATTGCCGGGTTGCGTTCATGCCTCGCTCCGCCGGCGGGATTGATATTGAGCTGCAATCGAAGGTCGCGGCGTACTATGGCGATTCTATTCTCACGCAGGCACGGGAGGTGCTGGCAGACCTCGGGGTGGAGCACGCGCGCGTGATGATTGAAGACGCGGGCGCGCTGTCGTTCGTGATCTCGGCGCGCATCGAGGCCGCAGTGCGCCGGGCCGGACTGGGCGAAGGACGAAGATCGCTCCCCGAGCCAGTGGCGCTTCCCGCGGCTTCGCCACGCGATCGCTTGCGGCGCTCGCGCTTGTATTTGCCGGGGAGCGAGCCGAAGTATTTCATCAATGCCGCGCTACACGCGCCCGACACCATCATTCTCGATCTGGAAGA
The sequence above is a segment of the Terriglobia bacterium genome. Coding sequences within it:
- a CDS encoding isocitrate/isopropylmalate dehydrogenase family protein; its protein translation is MAKYTVVSMPGDGIGKQVLPEAVRVLDAVGFEATYIHGDIGWEFWQSEGNALPDRTIAQLEKHKLGLFGAITSKPKKEADAELAPALKGKGYTYYSPIVTMRQRFNLDICVRPCIGFPGNPLNFIRKKVGGGFEEPKVNAIVFRQNTEGLYCGVEWTNPPARVRSALESHPKFAPFAGTKGEDLAVSVRIITRRGAEGICRAAFEHAKKYGYKNVTICEKPNVLRETSGMMEEVAKQVAKDYAGIPLWSTNIDAQTMWLTKNPEDYGVIVASNLFGDVISDAFAGLVGGLGFAASGNIGDEVAVFEPTHGSAPKYAELNPPIVNPIAMILSAAMMLDHVGEHDKAERVRGAIAAVVSEGRVRTYDMMRIPGGPKAIAQGAATTTQMTDAILKKLESAKVGTAAD